AGAAATTCATGAGCAACTAAAAGAGTTATATATGGAAAAAGTAATCTTTGAAGTTCGATTTTTAGCAACTGAAAAAGCTGGTGAAATGAAAACATTTAATGAAAAAGGCCAAGATATCGTGGAATTTTATATTGCAACAAACCCAGGAGAGCCGCTAAAACCTTTAGCAAAAGTTGCCTCTGGTGGAGAACTTTCACGAATGATGTTAGCGATGAAAACTATTTTTTCTAAGTCACAAGGAATTACAAGTATTATATTTGATGAAGTAGATACAGGGGTTAGCGGTAGAGTCGCACAAGCAATTGCCAATAAAATTTACTTGGTGGCAATCCATTCACAGGTTTTATGTATTACACATTTGCCACAGGTTGCGGCAATGGCAGATCATCATTTGTTTATTTCAAAAACACAAGTTGATGAGCGAACTGAAACTCATGTGACGGCATTGCAACAAAAGGAAAAAGTTCAAGAAGTGGCTAGAATGTTAGCTGGAACTGAAATTACAAAGTTAACGATTGAACACGCTAAAGAATTACTAAAATTAGCAAAAACTGAAAAAGAAAAATACAATTCTATCTAAAAATAAGGTTATCTAATGAAGAAATTAGATAACCTTGTTTTTTTGAGACCGGAAACAATGTTGCTACATAACTAATTTGAGAAAAATTTAAATTAATTACATAATCATGTCAAAAATGTGACAGAAATTATATGAATTTATGAATTATTAAAAAGTACGGTTTTTTTTGTACAAGTTATTTTATTAAATCGGTATACTGATAGTAAGCTTTTAAGCTTGGAGAAAATAAAAGGACTAAATCAATACAGAGTACCTAGAGGAGGATAAAAAGTGAAAAAGAAGTGGATAGTTGGGATTGTAATTGTCGTTGTTGCTGTCATTGCAATCGTTGTAGCAATAAATATGTCAAAACCTAAGCAACCTGTAAAGAGCCAAAGTAAAGATGATGGGATTGATTACTTTGTCGTTCCAGATGTTGATCAAGTTTATATTAATGGTGCTGTTACACCAGATCAAACAGAATCTTTTACTAAAAAAGAGGCAAATGATTCAGAGCCAGATATCAAAGTAAATAATGGTGATGTTGTCGATGCTGGGACAGTATTGTTTACGTATGAAGATAAGTTAGTCACAAAAGAAATGGAAGAAGGCAACCGAGGGATTAATAAAGGCTATACTCAGAGAGCCAATGCCATTGCGAAGCGTGATCGTGATTTAGCTAATGTTAAGGCTGAAACAATGACTGATCCGGAAACAGGAGAAACAACAACTAGCGATACAACAAAAGAAAAAAATAATATTTCAAGTCAAGCACAAGATACTATTGATAGCATTGACCAGGAAATTCAAGCTTTAAATGAACAAGTTGTCGCTGCTGCTGAGAAGCAGTATATTACTACAACTGCAAAATTTAGAGGTCGAGTGTCAATTCCAGAAGTCAAAGATGCAAGTGCGCCAATTTTACGTTTAACTTCGGAAGGCTTTTATGTAGCTGGAAAAGTAAATGAAAAAGATTTAAGTAAAATTAAATTAGATCAAAAAGCAGATATCAAAGTTGTCTCAAATGGAAATACAGTTACGGGAAAAATTTCATTTATTGATGATAATCCACCAGATGTAGCGTCAAACAATGATGCTTCCGCTGATGCTTCAGGAGGAGCGGCAGCAGGTATGTCTTCTTATTTAGTTAAGTTATCATTGGACTCTTTAGAAGGCATTAAAAATGGCTATCATGTTCAAGCTACAATTAACTTAGGGGATGAATTGATTAAAATACCAACAGCTGCGATTCGTAAAGATGGTGCAGTAAATTATGTATTAGTTAATGATTTCGGATCGGTAATTCGTCGTGAATTAGTTTTGGGAGAAGAAGATGGGAAAGAAACTACGATTCAATCAGGCTTAGAATCTGCTGATAAAGTTATCGTTTCTTCTAAAAAAGAAATTAAAGAAGGCGATATTTTAGAAGGTGGAGAAGAATCAGTAGATAGTAGCAACAGTGGTGGTCCAGTTGTTACAGCTAACTAGAAGGAGGCGCATTTAAATGACTGAAACAAATGAAAAAGCGCCTTTGATTGTTTTGAAAGATATTAATAAATATTTTCCAGTTGGAAAAGAAAAACTCCGTGTGCTAAAATCGTTGGATTTAACAATTGAAGAAGGCGAATTTATCATGATTATGGGGAAATCTGGTAGTGGGAAAACAACATTAATGAATATTATTGGATTTCTAGACCGGATATCAGAAGGAACATATTTATTTAAAGGCAAAGATGTTTCAACATTATCAGAGAATAAAAAATCTGAGTACCGCAATGAATTTTTTGGGTTCGTTTTTCAACAATTTTTCTTAATTGATTCATTAAATGTTATGCAAAATGTCGAATTGCCAATGGTCTATCAAGGCGTGAAAAAAAGTAGTGAAAAACATGAAAAAGCAAAGAAATATTTGGAACTTGTTGGATTAGGAACAAAAACAAAATCAAAAGCTTCTGAACTATCTGGTGGTCAACAACAAAGGGTAGCAATTGCCCGAGCGTTAGTCAACGATCCATTGCTAATTATGGCAGATGAACCAACGGGAGCATTAGATAGTGAAACAGGTCGTGAGATTATGGAAACACTAAAAAAATTAAACGAAGAAGGCAAAACCATTGTGATGGTTACCCATGATGCGGATATGACAAAATATGCGACTCGTGTTGTGCATATGAAAGATGGACTCTTTGTTGAGGAAGAGGTGCACCAATGATTATCAATATTTTAATCAGTACTTTTCTGAGCTTAAAAGCACATAAACTCAGAGTTTTCCTAACGATGGTTGGAATTATTATTGGGATTACATCAGTAGTAACTATTTCAACATTAGGTGAAGGGATGAAACAACAAGTTTTATCTGCTACAAGCTCAACAAGTGCGAATAATGTTAAAATCATGTATAGTATGGAACAAGAAGATAACACTGGTATGGGGTATGTTGATTATTCCAATAGTGATTTTAGCTTTTCAATGGTTGATTTAAAAAAAATTAAGGATACCGAAGGATTGGAATCTATTTTTCCGGATTATG
This Carnobacterium maltaromaticum DSM 20342 DNA region includes the following protein-coding sequences:
- a CDS encoding efflux RND transporter periplasmic adaptor subunit, with amino-acid sequence MKKKWIVGIVIVVVAVIAIVVAINMSKPKQPVKSQSKDDGIDYFVVPDVDQVYINGAVTPDQTESFTKKEANDSEPDIKVNNGDVVDAGTVLFTYEDKLVTKEMEEGNRGINKGYTQRANAIAKRDRDLANVKAETMTDPETGETTTSDTTKEKNNISSQAQDTIDSIDQEIQALNEQVVAAAEKQYITTTAKFRGRVSIPEVKDASAPILRLTSEGFYVAGKVNEKDLSKIKLDQKADIKVVSNGNTVTGKISFIDDNPPDVASNNDASADASGGAAAGMSSYLVKLSLDSLEGIKNGYHVQATINLGDELIKIPTAAIRKDGAVNYVLVNDFGSVIRRELVLGEEDGKETTIQSGLESADKVIVSSKKEIKEGDILEGGEESVDSSNSGGPVVTAN
- a CDS encoding ABC transporter ATP-binding protein; the encoded protein is MTETNEKAPLIVLKDINKYFPVGKEKLRVLKSLDLTIEEGEFIMIMGKSGSGKTTLMNIIGFLDRISEGTYLFKGKDVSTLSENKKSEYRNEFFGFVFQQFFLIDSLNVMQNVELPMVYQGVKKSSEKHEKAKKYLELVGLGTKTKSKASELSGGQQQRVAIARALVNDPLLIMADEPTGALDSETGREIMETLKKLNEEGKTIVMVTHDADMTKYATRVVHMKDGLFVEEEVHQ